The Falco biarmicus isolate bFalBia1 chromosome 1, bFalBia1.pri, whole genome shotgun sequence DNA segment tcccccctgccccatcccaggtTCTTGGCTTGTGTCAGGCTTGCACCAGCACTGCTCACTGTTGTTTTCCAAACCTCGTTTTTGGCTGCTGCAGGTCGTCCTGCTTTAAATCAATGGCCCTTTTCATCCTGCAAGAGCCAAGACATAGGGTGGATTGTGTCAGCAGCTCATACAATACTGCCAGAGGAATGaaagtgcattttaaatgtaCTGTGATAGATATAAATATGCAtacatatgtttatatatatatgtgtatagtGGAGAGGCAGGACAGTCTTGGGTCTGGGGACTCTGGGGCTGTGGGTCTGATTCCTGCCTGTGGCACATCTTCCTCATGTCATcatcaataatttttttattaccttGTGTCTCAATTTCCCCACTATGAGCTGTGGGAAATGATAATGTTCCCTTGGTAATGATGCCTCTGTGGTCAGTGAGCTTTTGCAATGAGAAGAACCTTCCTCCTGGGACCAGCAGTGTCTAAGCAATGGAAATTTAAATTCTCCTGTACTGTcgagcctggctggaggcagaggtAAAGTGGGCCGTTGCCTGGAGAATCAGACAGCTGGGGACACCAAATGAGGCAGTGAAAATCCTTCTCTAGCAGGAAGGGGAAAGTCCCAGTGTTGTTTGGGCAGGAGATCAAAGTGTCTCAGCCTCTCCCAATGAATGAAGTCCTAGGAGCAAGCAGCTGGACATGTGAAAGGGGCACATGGGGGAGGTTTCCCCTTGGTCTGGGACCCTGGGCACTCAGGGCAAGGACATGAAGTTAGACTTCTTCAATCAGCATCCTCTGATGTATTCCTCCCCTGGCCTTTGTTATGGTTATATACATACAATTGTAGGATGCTTCTTGGAAATCCTGTTCTGACCCCCACAAAGAAGAAACCTGCCCATTTTGGAAGATGTTTCCCAGTTATCCCATGACCACTTAACTCACAGTAACCTCTCAGCTAGTTAAACCGCAGAGCCAGGAGCAGGAATAACTCCTGAGCAGCACTTACTGCTGCCGCACCAGAGGAAAACGTGTCAGACTTTTGGATCTGGAGGTGAAATGTGTGTCACTAGCCCATCTGCAGGAAAGCTTTAAGTGGCCTAAACAGCACATTGCTAAAGCTGACACAGGACTAAACAGGGAGGTCTTCATGCCCTGAGAGCAGAGCACATTCTCACATTAGGCACTGTGCTTATTATCTTCAATGCTTAACGACACCCCCATCGGTGGTGTATTCTGCACCACTGGCCAGCACTAAATCATTGATGTTCTCAGCTCAGCAACATAACAGCCTTGTGAAGACAAAAGATCACCTGGATTTATTAGTAAAATCTTATGGTGTTCATAAACGCAAGTACTGCTCTCTAAATGTGGTATTACAGCCAgcctgtaatattttaaattactccCTGGCCAGTGCACCTGTGAGCTCTTGAGAGTTTGTCTTTCCTCTGTGTTCAGCTGTTTGGTGTTTGGTGTCCATCCCCAAGTAGCTGAAAATCCACTTGTCCCTCAGCAGTCATGCCTGGGGATCTGCTGAGTGGCTGGAAGCCTGTCCTGGTCACTCAGACCTTCACTAATCCATGTTGCGCATCTGTCTGGAGTCACTGGGACCAGGATAGTCCCAAAACCACCCAGCCTGGggccctgtgctgctgtctgctgATGGTGGACAGCCATGAGATATGTGCCATAactgaaggaaggaggaagagatgtAAAACACTCTGTGGTGAGATCTACCTCGATGGAGGATGTTCTGTTGGCTTCTTCATGCCATTTCCAACAGAATGCCACAATTGCCAAGTGTAATGACTCCATTACAGCAACACATTTAGCCTGGAGGCAAAAAGAAGTGACAagtaaagctgctttttaatcCATGGAAACATATCTTGGTTTCAAGCAGCACAAAACAGAGTTTCCCTATGCAACCACTTCAATCTAttgttcttcatttctgttgtatgtttttaTCCCTACAGTGTGCCTGTGCCTAAGGAAAACTTGGGAGAGCAGTTAGGATGGCTCAGAGCTGTGCTCCTGTTTTGTCCCTCTTACCCAATGTTTTCTTAAGTCTCTTGGGCAtggtggtggctgctgctccaTTTTGTGACCTAGTCCATGTGCGGCCCAGGAGAGCCTTAGTGCTCAGGGAGGTGTTCACTTCAGCCAACTTCATAGGCTTTGCAGGCAGGGGAAGCTCTCAGGCTGGCTCTTTGTCTTCGCATTCTTCTTCATGCTTGCCTGAGCCACAAACTCATCAGGCATCTCCTTTCTGCTCAGCAAATGGGTGGCTGGTGTTTCAGCGTTGGccagacagaaaatgaaaacagactgtAGATCCTATTAACAGTGGCAATGCTGAGGAGGAGCAGATGAGCTGCAGACAAGAGCTGGGGAATGCTTTATTACTGTCCTtcttgaaacaaaacatttgtctttttgACGTagccaaacagaaaagtaacagCACCGGACAAGTGCACGAGGATTAAGCTGGGTGGCATATATCTTCATTCTCCCAAAAAAACTTGAGAGGTCCATCCTTAGTGACTGGGGGGAGCCAAGGGACACGAAGAGGGCAGGACCCTCGCTGGGTGAAGCCGGCCCTTCACTCAGGTATGAGCCAACGGGTCCTTCTGTCCTTCCAGCCTGACGCACCTTGTCTGTCACACCTGCTTCAAACGGCAGGAGAGGCTCCACCGCTGTGGCCAGTGCAAGTTTGCCTACTACTGCGACCGGACCTGCCAGAGAGCGGCTTGGCTGAACCACAAAAACGAGTGCTCTGCCATCAAGAGGCATGGCAAAGCACCCACCGAAAACATCAGGTGAGAGCTGACCCCTaggggctgagctggcagcctggggacagTGGGAGAGGACAAGGCATCCCTCCAGAGGGTGGCAAGGAAGAGCTGGACGGCCTGATTTGGGCAGGGTGGAAGTGGGAGACCATTTGGGAAAGGCCAGAAGCATTCCTGAGCTGAAGGGATGGGGATCTGGAGGAGCATCTGGGGTGCAAGGGAGTTGTGCTCCTGGTTGGTGTTATTTTGGTGCTGGGCTCCAAAAACTCTGCAACTGAACGTGGTGAGGAAAACCCATGTGGGATAGTTTAGGAGGTGTGGGAAAGTGTGGAGTAGGTGGAAGAGTGGAAGAGGAGATGAGCTCTTCCCCAATTTGTCTTTGATTTGGCTTCACATCCCAGCTCTGTCATAAGAAAATGAGAGGAATCCCCAGGGAAATGAGAGCtgttgtggagggctggggacCTGGGTGGTCTGTAGAACTTCTCCAGATGAGAACGTAGATGCTGGGGCAAAGCCCTGCATCTCCCCTTCCTTCAAAAGCCCATGAATAGTAACCAGCCCTCAGCCATCCAATGCTGAGCCTGTCTTGGTCTGTTTGCCTGTGCAGTTTCCCACCCATAAAATGAATTTTGATGGCCCTTTGGTCCCTCTCCgtgtggtgggtggtggtggtgctaaCATCTGGGGCTCTCTcctggccaggctggctgcCCGCATCATGTGGAAGATCGAGAGGGAAGGCAGTGGGCTGGCAGAGGGCTGCCTGGTCTCCATCGATGACCTGCAGAACCATGTGGACAGCTTTGGcgaggaggagaaaaaggagctCCGTGCTGACATGGAGAGCTTCCTGGAGTTTTGGCCGCCCCAGAGCCAACAGTTTGGCATGCAGAATATCTCCCACATATTCGGAGTGGTATGTCAGATGGGTGGGAGAATAAATGGGGGGCTGCTTTTAATGACAGCTTCCCAGAGAGAGATTCCAGCTGGCCTGAGTTGGGGATGGCTGAGTTCATCCCTCTCTTGCTCTTAAGAGGCTGTAGCGATTGGGATAGCTGAGACCAGCATTTGCTGCAGGTGGTTTGAATATTGCCCATTTCCATCTGCACCACTTCTGCACTGacatggggaaactgaggcacagcaagGGCAAGGTCTGAAACATTTTACTTGTCTAAACATGCAGGCAAGTGGCTTGCTCAACCTTAGGTGCTGCATTGTCATCACAAATCCCACTGGGCATCTCCCTGCACTTGGGAGAACTGAGAAAATCtagttaaatatattttattagataTACGTAGAATATATTTGAATATAGCAGATCTGTTTTAGTATATACATTAATGCCTATTATATATTATGAGCATTAGATTTTTACATGtatgatataaatatatatattgtatatcTATAATAAAAATAGGTAAACTATactaaatgtatttaataatatCTACTAACTTGTTAACTCCAAATTTTTGTTCTCAGTGTAGCAGAGAGGGAAATTCCCAGAAGCCAGTTCAGGCTGAGCTACTCTGCCACCAGTCCTGGTACAAGTCAgagtatcctgggctgcactaACCCCTCAGCTAGCAACACTGCCAAAGGGGCCAGGGTGAGCTGAGACGAGACACATGCTCTGCTCCTAGCTCTGCAGATGGTTGGTGTCACAGAGAAGCCGGCTTTGCCAGCCCTAGCATGGGAAGGGGACACAGCATCCCTTGGTACCCACCCCACAAAGGAAATCCAGTCCACTGGGTGCAGGGGGACCTGTATACTAGTGACCAGCATAGCTTGCCCATGCAGAAGTAAGGAAGTACAGATAAAGTACAGAATCAgttaagaaaggaaataaaacaattaacaGGGTAAAATAATTAGCAGCTGAGTTAATAATTTCCTTTGGTATATCCTAtcacattttctctttgcaaataGTTCCTTTGTTTATATTTGTGACTAAAACCTGTTCCATTCATATGTGATAGTAAGGTACTGTGTTGGAAAGTGTAATAATTAATTCTTGGCATGTATGTCATGCAAAAGTAGTCATTCTGAAAATTGTTTGGAACTCATAACAAACAATAGCAATTGGTTTTTACAAGCTCTGTGGGCCACCCAGAAAATGTGACCAGGTTGAGTGCAGCTCTCAAGGTTAATTTCTATCTTATACCTGTTTTAATATGTGTGAACTTTGCTTTCTGCCAATGCTCTGCTTGAATTGcctcaaattaattttcctgtgaCCTTTTTCTGAATTACTGGCAGGAAGCAAATAAAGGAAACCAATGTATGGTCAACCCAAATTTATCTTAGACATCCCAAATGAATATTAACAGCAAATAATCTGCAACATTTactcagctctgctctgggctGGTCCATCTGCATGAGTCCTGCATTGCTTCTCTTCTGATGTTTTATCCCAGCTAAAGTTGTTGTTTCTACAACTGCCTTCTGCAGTGGTCATGTAGGCACTCCTTTCTCCTTGAAGCTGGGAGATGGGATGCTGGAGATACACCACTTCTGAAGCATCAGCAGGAATTCAGAAATCCTGAATACAGCCGAgttcagctttttctcctttaatgcTTCTTCCTGCCTGTTTTGGGATTAGATCAGCTGCAATGGCTTTACCCTCAGTGACCAAAGAGGACTGCAGGCTGTTGGTGTGGGAATCTTCCCCAACCTCTGCCAGGCCAACCATGACTGCTGGCCCAACTGTACTGTCATCTTCAACAACGGCAAGTAAGTGGATTTCTTTCCTCAGGTGCAGTGGGGATGCACCTTAATGGGCAACTCAGCAGAGTGTGCTAACCCCACGGTGTCAGATCTCTGCCCCAGCAAATCTACTCATTCTTGTTTCCTTCTctagctcaggaaaaaaaataattgggattttctttctaaaaatgaactgttttctctctcattatttttactttaaaaattgttgTCTGATGCACTAAACAAATATACAAATTTGACCTCAAATCCAGTGAACCAGCAAATAATTTTCCCCTGGTTTCTGTGAGTTTTGAAACCAGACTCAAAGTGTGTAGATAAAGTACTAAGCAGCTGCCCAGATCACCCCTTATATTGAGGCTTTATTTATAAATAGTTAAGGAACAATTGCGGTTAATTATTAAAGATTATACGGAGTCCACAGTCCAAAAATTTTTCATAACAGAAGCTTGCAATCAGCCCTATATCACTATTTGCTGATGTGTTTATAACCATTCCTAATACAACCCTCATTTTGTGGAAGTGTACCATCTCTATTAATCACCAATTAACTCTTTAGCAAAGGGATCTTAATGAGAATTATGACTGTTATTTGCAAACTGAGTCATGTGTGAGTGCGGGATGCCCTAAGCTGCTGGGCATTCCCCATTCCCACCCAAATCCTGTAAGAAAAAACTTCTGTGGGACTTGTGAAATTGAAAAAGACTAAGTGGGAAATGGAGGGTTGTTTgaacagagctgggagcagaggctgctgctctcagtGCCTGGGGCAGCCCACAGgagggctgctctgctctccccagcctccAGGCCAGAACAGATAGGAACTGCTGCTGATGCAGCAAGTTGCATCATCTGCAAGACATTAACTGTGGGAAACTGCTTGCCACAAACTGCACAGCCACCGTATTTCATCCAAATTTTCTGCTAAGGTTTTACAAATTCCTGTGTTCACCGAACTTTAGAGCTGCAAGTTAACCCCCAGCCTCCCTTCTTTAACTAACGCATTGTTTGTGCACTCCagttactgctgctgcttttaccTGATAAAACTATACCAGCATTTATCAAGCAGCTGGTAAAcgagcaaacagaaaacaaaactacacTAGAATGATTGCCTTGGTGGGAAATAGGGTCTGATCCAAAGTCAGATTTGAGTCTGTACTCTGATATCCAGTTGCCCTGGATCAGATCCATAGCCTCTCCAACCAGCCTGGGAAGTGGAGGAGGTAACTAGCAGTGGTAGCAAACCTGAAGTCTGAGTTTCTGGGTGGTAAGTAGAGGAATGGCATTTTGTTTGCCTGGCAGCTTGTCAAAGCTCCCACATGTATCCTGTTACTGACTTTAAACTTGACCATCTGGTTACTGGCCAGGAAAATTATAAAGGTTTCTTGTCTTTCTGTGGAAACCTGATGGTAATCCCCTGTTGTGGGAACTGAACTCTCTATAAGCCACTCAAGGCAAATACTGGACTTGAGGACCCACTAAACTCATCATACAGAGCACAGTCCTCGTTGATGATATCCTGGTCTGATTTCTATTTCAAACTGTGTTTTAGAGAGCACGGCTACTGATGTCAGTGGAGACATTTCTGTGCAGGACAACTAGCCCCCTTGTGCCTGCCAAACACGTTTTGCACACCCCCTAGCCAAGAATGCTCCTAAAATCACAGTGCCAGGACAGTTCTCTGCCAAGTTCTCCCTGGCCCAGTGATGGGCAATTTGGTTATGGCAGCTGCATAGCAAAAGTGAAGCTCTCATGCAGTGAAACATGTGCCAGCCACAGGGAACCCCCTTGTCTTCCATATGCCCTACGCCGTCTActcatgtgggttttttttggttgtacTTGTACCTGTGTAAACTGCAgatgtttgttttgtctttcagtCATGAGGCTGTAAGATCAATGTTCCACACACAGATGAGGTGGGTCAGTCTTGAAAGCATTATCCTCCCCCCTTGCCCCATACCCCTCATGCCTGGTGTTAATGGAAAAGCTGCAGACAGCCCAAGGGGCTCTCTCTGCAGAAAATTTCACTTTCCCCATTTTCTGAACTTCCACTCCTCTCCCGTGTAAAGCCCCACTAAACCCACACCTCACTTAACTCTGCATTTTGtagtaaattaaaacaatagTGGTAATACTGTGACTGTCTCCCCCCATAGCAAATTCCCGCTCTGCTTTCCCAACCTTGGCTTCCTCCCTGTCAGTATTTCCCTCCTTCACTTCTCATTTCTCCTCCCCTGACTACGGCAAGAGCATGAAAGTCAGGACAAGGTCTCACTAATCTTGTGCAgcccaaaataaaaccttacGTATTAGGAGATGAGAAATGACTGCGTTACTGACATACTAAATAGTCCATGTTTCTTTTGCAACAAGCAGTGCCCGTTGAACGTGTTGCCTACAGTAGCTGTACCATGAAATGTaggtttcattcttttttctcataATACCTAATTAATGTCTTACCTGTTAATGATGCCACTGTTACCTGATCCAAACTAAAGAAATCACCAAAATATATGCcaaaaaaaagttctttgctTAGCTCACTGCACTTGGTATATTATAGTCAGTCCTGTTAAAGGGACACTGTTGTCTTTAAACTTCAATTTCAAGCAAACATGCAGTCTCCTCAAATAAGACATGAAATGCTTTTGAAGTACTTTTCTTCAACACTGACCCTTGGTACATTATAGATAGGACCATAAAAAGGGGCAAATGAGTTTCACTTCTCATAATAGTTGCTATTTTGGGGCAATTTGAGTTTTGAGGTATCAGGCCCTCAttgtgcctgtgtgtgcatCTTTCACGGTCCTTGGGGGCTGTCTGCTTGGGGCAGACACTGGGGAAAGAGCATGGGACAAGCTTGGTGGGTACACTTGGCTGACAGTGTCTCTTTAACTATAGCATTTAAAATAAGCCATGTGTTTCCAGGCTTATCCCAAATGCTATCAATCCCCTCCACACAAGGGATGGCTGCTTAAAGTATACCTACGGTGCTTAGGCTATCAGGGGCATCATGAAAGTCAGAGGCTTGATTTTGCTTCTCTGGTTGCATGACTCACTTTAATGAGGATCCCATTAAGTGTGAACAGGAATGTTCAGATATGTAGGCCTTTCTGGTGGCAATTACTCTTTTTCACGCACTTTTTCCTGGAGTAGCAGGTTGCACCTTTCTCTGGCTGGTGGTGTCCTGGGGTTGCAACATAACTAATAGCTGCCCTTTGTGATGATGGCATGTTTAGTgatgaattttgtattatatatattGTTGATACGATCTAACACCCAGAGAAGGTCCAGATCAGCCTGAGAGTAGTTTTCACAGCAGCTTTGGCACAGCTAAAATACTTAGCTACGCCCTCGGCGCTCAGAGCTTGTAGCAGGaattaaaaggaatttaaaaggGAATTACAAGAGAATGACACTCCCTTTGCTTCACACAGAAAAAGTTGTGTCCTCCccagaagatttatttttaatgcgCTTGGTGAGACCTTTGAGTCCCATGACACCTATACCTTTGGTGAGACCTTCATTGGGTCCCATCTACAGCACCTTGTGTTCAGGTGGGAGCCAGCAGGTCGTCGTGTCCGTCCCCCCCCAGGTCCATCTCATAGCAGGCACTTACATCAAACACACCTTTGAGCTCAGCAGGAGGATATCAAGGCACGCTGCTCATGGTGAGGGAATCCCAGCACTGATGCACCACACTGCGGTGCAGTGGCAGGGTGGGAGCTCAGACCATGGGGCTGGCTTCGTTGGGATAACCTGTAAGTATGGCTGGTGCAAAAATATCTTTAACCAACTGTTCTGAGTGGAGAGCCCAAGGTCACTGGTCTCAAGTGCAGTGAATTATTTCTCACCATGGTTAGAGTCACTAGTAGGTGGGGGAGCAGGTGGATACAGAAGCACCACCTCGCAGATGGTGTTTGATGAAGCTTTTTCCGTTCTGGCCAAATTCTTCAGCCAGTTGTGCTTGTCCAGCCCCTGGAAATGAGAGATGGCCCAGAGTAACTGTGGGATTTAGCGTGTAGAGTGAAATAGCAAGGGAATAATTTTGAGTACCCGCATTACCTAAGACCTTTTGCAGGGAATGACATGAGAGAAAGGCAGGTGCAAAGGTCTGGCTTTCCAAAAGCCTGTCATCAAGGCCTGGGAATTGAATTGTGGTTTATATCAGCATTAGGCAGATTACTAATATAAATGATCTATTAAAAAATAGCTCAGATCaaattaactattaaaaaaatagactaTTTCCAGAGAATTGTTGCTGAGCCTTTAGGTAGAGATGCATGAACAGGGTGAGGACATCTCTTATCCAGCACCTAGAGGGAATTTATCTTAACTTTTCTGAGTGAAAATGATACTGAAAGCAGCACTGCTCAGGATCTGGGAGTCTAGCCAAGGATGTGCGGGTAGCATGCAAAGCAGTACTTAAAAAAAGCCCTAAAGTTCAAACTCAGCATTTTGCAAGGCTAGTTGAGTATTTCTGATCTCAGGGTTTTCTTCTGGCTACATCTCCTGCAacataataaaattttatgtcTAGATTCAGCCCCCATCCAGATAAAATAATGGAGCTGTAATCTGTTTATAGCTCAAACTCTATATATCCCTACCAGGGACTtgcagaggggcaggagaaACTGATGTGACcatgctttttctctgtattcagTTAACCAGGCTGCTGCGCATCTCTGTATGACCTCCCTGAAGAGCTAAAGCAGCACCTTAGGGCAAGGGCTCACCTCTGCAAGGCAGGGGCAGGTCGCAGGATTTGTTCCTGATGATCGCTTTATGGCTGCacatttgcttctgctgcttcttgcaaGTCCACATCTCATCTCCTTTGCACTCAGGATTGAGCTGCGGGCACTGAGCAAGATTTCTCCAGGGGATGAGCTGACTGTTTCCTACGTGGATTTCCTCAACCTGAGTGAGGAGCGGCGGAAGCAGCTGAAGAAGCAGTATTACTTCGACTGCACCTGTGAACACTGCAAGAAACAGATCAAGGATGACCTGATGCTGGCAGTGAAGGCAGGGGAAAGCAAGGTATGGTTTGTCCTGCTGGGTCCAAACCCAGAGGCGGCTGCATCTCCTCCACCACGACAACTGTGTGTCTCTGTGACCATGGTTTGTCAGCCTGCAAACACTCAGTAAGAACAGATTCAGATTTTGGCTGAAGCCTGACTAGGACCAATGtggaaaataagaacagaacTGAACCTTGATTGAGCACACCACCAATTCAAGCCCACCATGCAAGGCCAATTTAATCCCCACTATGTAATGTAAGTGaagtttttaattacaaaaagcCCACAAAAGTTGCCTTTAACTCTAACCTAAAAGTCCATCCTCAGGCAAAATGCTAAAATATTGGAAAATTAGATCTAGAGCTGAGAAAAATGCTGGCGTTTAGATTgcggggtttttttggaggaacTGAGAGGGAATCAAAGCTCtgaacagcagaaaggaaaagttgtTGCAGGTGATTTGTGGTGACAGGACTAAGGAGCGCTGCTGAAGCTGTATGGTTTGTAAAGCGTGTACCATCCCACTGGCTCCAGGGATGAAGGAAGCCTGAATTTCCCATCCTTCCTTGCAAAGATCTGTCACAGGGCGTTTGTACCATCGCTTGGCATCTGTGCATGCTTGCTGTGGGCAGACTGGCTGTGAATAATTAACATATTTGACTGTTCATTTTTAAGTAGTCTGTGTTTTCCTTGGAGGTCTCACAAGTCATGAGTGGGAGGGTGTAAGGCTGTGTCTTGCTGTCAGCGGTAGGATGTGCTGCTTGGCCAACAGCTCCAGTTCATGAGCATGCTAGTAGCTCTAAGAGTTTCTTTTTGGTTCTTCTGCCCAATGGTATAATTGTTCAtattttttgtcctctgtgaCAGCGTTAGCTTAGGGGATTTTTACTCCTGCAAGCTTTACAAAGTGTATAAGGGAAGGCAAAGCAAGGCAGGGCAATTTAATGTATTATCAAGGCATCGATCTACCTGTGTCAGGTTCTCCCCTAATGCAAAAGACCCTGCTATATAATCCCATTGCTAACTTATCAAGCTTCATTTTAAAGCTAATCCTGACTACTGAAACTCACCACTTCTGACACAAATCTGTCCCAGAGCTCAGTCCCCTGATGCAGAAGCATTTTTATCTGACTTTCTGtagaagtattttcaaacacCTCCTCCAGTggacagcataaaaaaaatctgaactctCATTCAACACTTGCTATCAAGCCTTGACTGAGCAGTGGATACACCATCCCCTTTCTGTGAGCATTAGaggtgctctgcagcacacagtgGGAAGACATGTGCTTTTGGGTAAATGTCCTCCGTAATCCAAAGGGCTTTTATAGTAAAAGCCTGCAACTGTGCAAGGTGCATGAtttcagctattaaaaatacactcCATCCACAGACAATAAGTATCCAGACTGACCTCACCAGCAGAGCACGTGTGCTTGCTGCCAGCTGTATCGCATTTTCTGAATTCAGGCTCACTTGCCTGAGAGCAGTAACGTTCACAGCTGCGTGGAAAAAGCATTATGAATATATGCAAGATTGACAGTTTACATCCTCAACAGCTGCTCCGACCTCCAGTCCTTCACCCCTTCCAAATAGTAGCAAAGTTCCCATTGTTTATAATGGCAACAGACTTAGGGATTTAGTAAATGCAAGAGAGTATTTTTATTAGATAAAGCCACC contains these protein-coding regions:
- the SMYD1 gene encoding histone-lysine N-methyltransferase SMYD1 isoform X3 — translated: MSLFIGPEHDSCFQSLTHLVCHTCFKRQERLHRCGQCKFAYYCDRTCQRAAWLNHKNECSAIKRHGKAPTENIRLAARIMWKIEREGSGLAEGCLVSIDDLQNHVDSFGEEEKKELRADMESFLEFWPPQSQQFGMQNISHIFGVISCNGFTLSDQRGLQAVGVGIFPNLCQANHDCWPNCTVIFNNGNHEAVRSMFHTQMRIELRALSKISPGDELTVSYVDFLNLSEERRKQLKKQYYFDCTCEHCKKQIKDDLMLAVKAGESKPSAETVKEVIQFSKDTLEKISKARMEGLYHEVVKLCRECLKKQEPVLGDTNIYLLRILSIASEVLSYLQMFEEAADYAKKMVDGYLKIYHPNNAQLGMAVMRAGVTHWHAGLIEAGHGLICKAYAILLITHGPSHPITKDLEVMRVQTEMELRMFQQNEFMYYKMREAALKNQKIQVMPEPSNETSPSLFHKKE
- the SMYD1 gene encoding histone-lysine N-methyltransferase SMYD1 isoform X1 — its product is MTKGEMESVEVFTSEGKGRGLKARKEFLPGDVIFAEPAYAAVVFDSLTHLVCHTCFKRQERLHRCGQCKFAYYCDRTCQRAAWLNHKNECSAIKRHGKAPTENIRLAARIMWKIEREGSGLAEGCLVSIDDLQNHVDSFGEEEKKELRADMESFLEFWPPQSQQFGMQNISHIFGVISCNGFTLSDQRGLQAVGVGIFPNLCQANHDCWPNCTVIFNNGNHEAVRSMFHTQMRIELRALSKISPGDELTVSYVDFLNLSEERRKQLKKQYYFDCTCEHCKKQIKDDLMLAVKAGESKPSAETVKEVIQFSKDTLEKISKARMEGLYHEVVKLCRECLKKQEPVLGDTNIYLLRILSIASEVLSYLQMFEEAADYAKKMVDGYLKIYHPNNAQLGMAVMRAGVTHWHAGLIEAGHGLICKAYAILLITHGPSHPITKDLEVMRVQTEMELRMFQQNEFMYYKMREAALKNQKIQVMPEPSNETSPSLFHKKE